A genomic stretch from Argiope bruennichi chromosome 2, qqArgBrue1.1, whole genome shotgun sequence includes:
- the LOC129961835 gene encoding uncharacterized protein LOC129961835, translated as MRRFREQNYKSKCHKLRTKWKILMEFEKMDAVDNVSCLLNVKRMDNQAGSVNVSYSMILLNDSFHSLGETIKSSTTGVQRGQEIHRDFKPLVATEDLCRLSNGKVNVIFCLGISGCHPRRKHQLATTASYGPSIVLFSKI; from the exons ATGCGAAGGTTTAGAGAG CAAAACTACAAATCAAAGTGCCATAAGTTGCGAACTAAATGGAAGATTTTGATGGAATTTGAAAAGATGGATGCCGTCGACAATGTATCTtgtcttttaaatgtaaaaagaatggATAACCAAGCCGGATCAGTCAATGTAAGTTACAGTATGATTCTTCTAAATGACTCCTTTCATTCTTTGGGTGAGACAATCAAGTCTTCGACGACTGGCGTACAACGTGGTCAGGAAATACACAGGGATTTTAAACCATTGGTAGCCACTGAAGATCTGTGCCGCCTAAGCAATGGGAAAGTAAATGTCATATTCTGTTTAGGAATCTCCGGTTGCCATCCAAGGAGAAAACACCAACTTGCAACAACTGCTAGTTATGGTCCGAGTATCGttctattttccaaaatataa